Proteins from one Mus pahari chromosome 10, PAHARI_EIJ_v1.1, whole genome shotgun sequence genomic window:
- the Mmp8 gene encoding neutrophil collagenase: MLRLKTLPFLILLHTQLANAFPVPPEHLEEKNIKTAENYLRKFYNLPSNQFQFRSSRNATMVEEKLKEMQRFFGLAETGKLDAATMEMMEMPRCGVPDSGDFLLTPGSPKWTHTNLTYRIINHTPQLSRATVKAAIEKAFQVWSVASPLTFTETFQGEADINIAFVSRDHGDNSPFDGPNGILAHAFQPGQGIGGDAHFDSEETWTQDSNNYNLFLVAAHEFGHSLGLSHSTDPGALMYPNYAYREPNTYSLPQDDINGIQTIYGPSDNPIQPTGPSTPKACDPHLRFDATTTLRGEIYFFKDKYFWRRHPQLRTVDLNFISLFWPFLPNGLQAAYEDFDRDLVFLFKGRQYWALSGYDLQQGYPRDISNYGFPRSVQAIDAAVSYSGKTYFFINNQCWRYDNQRRSMDPGYPKSIASMFPGVNCRVDAVFLQDSFFLFFSGPQYFAFNLVSHRVTRVARSNLWLNCS, translated from the exons AATTACCTACGAAAATTCTACAACTTACCAAGCAATCAATTCCAATTCCGGTCTTCGAGGAATGCCACAATGGTTGAAGAGAAGCTTAAGGAGATGCAGCGTTTCTTCGGCTTAGCCGAGACTGGGAAGTTAGATGCAGCTACAATGGAGATGATGGAAATGCCTCGATGTGGAGTGCCTGACTCTGGTGATTTCTTGCTAACCCCGGGAAGCCCCAAGTGGACACACACTAACCTGACCTACAG GATTATAAACCATACCCCACAGCTGTCAAGGGCTACAGTAAAAGCAGCAATTGAGAAAGCTTTTCAAGTCTGGAGTGTGGCATCGCCCCTGACCTTCACTGAGACCTTCCAGGGAGAAGCAGACATCAACATTGCTTTCGTCTCAAGAG ACCATGGTGACAATTCTCCATTTGATGGACCCAATGGAATCCTTGCCCATGCCTTTCAACCAGGCCAAGGGATTGGAGGGGATGCTCATTTTGATTCAGAAGAAACGTGGACTCAAGATTCCAACA atTACAACCTGTTTCTCGTGGCTGCTCATGAATTTGGACATTCCTTGGGACTCTCTCACTCCACTGATCCTGGTGCCTTGATGTACCCAAACTATGCTTACAGGGAACCCAACACCTATTCACTACCTCAAGATGATATCAATGGCATTCAGACAATCTATG GACCTTCAGACAACCCCATCCAACCTACTGGGCCCAGCACACCCAAAGCCTGTGACCCCCATCTGAGATTTGATGCTACTACCACACTCCGTGGGGAGATTTACTTCTTTAAAGACAA GTACTTCTGGAGACGACATCCTCAGCTGAGAACAGTTGACCTCAATTTCATATCTCTGTTCTGGCCCTTCCTACCCAATGGTCTTCAGGCTGCGTATGAAGATTTTGACAGAGACCTGGTTTTCCTATTTAAAG GCAGACAGTACTGGGCTCTAAGTGGCTATGACCTGCAGCAAGGTTACCCCAGAGATATATCCAACTATGGATTCCCAAGGAGTGTCCAAGCCATTGATGCAGCTGTTTCCTATAGCGGGAAGACATACTTCTTCATAAACAACCAGTGCTGGAG ATATGACAATCAAAGAAGATCCATGGACCCAGGTTACCCCAAAAGCATAGCGAGCATGTTCCCAGGAGTAAACTGCAGAGTCGATGCAGTTTTCCTGCAGGATT ccttcttcctcttcttcagtggACCACAATATTTTGCATTTAATCTTGTCAGTCACAGAGTCACTAGAGTTGCAAGAAGCAATTTATGGCTTAACTGTTCATAG